In one Conger conger chromosome 5, fConCon1.1, whole genome shotgun sequence genomic region, the following are encoded:
- the LOC133128769 gene encoding jun dimerization protein 2-like — translation MMPGQLPDPSLTTGSLPSLGPLAGIPATTLTDQLKFAHLRAMGGVLSPLQFLGSLGKRPLPLEIKDEMEEDEERRKRRREKNKVAAARCRNKKKERTDFLQRESERLELLNSGLKAQIEELKQERQQLILMLNLHRPTCIVRTDSVKTPDGEANPLLEQLAAK, via the exons ATGATGCCGGGTCAGCTCCCGGACCCCTCCCTGACCACCGGCTCTCTCCCCAGCCTGGGCCCGCTGGCCGGGATCCCCGCCACTACGCTGACCGACCAGCTCAAGTTCGCCCACCTGCGGGCCATGGGGGGCGTGCTGTCCCCACTACAGTTCCTGGGCAGCTTGGGCAAAAGGCCCCTGCCCCTGGAAATCAAGGAcgag atggaggaggacgaggagagGAGGAAACGGAGGCGGGAGAAAAATAAAGTGGCTGCCGCAAGGTGTCGGAACAAAAAGAAGGAGAGGACTGACTTCCTGCAGCGG gagTCTGAGCGGCTGGAACTCCTGAACTCGGGCTTGAAGGCTCAGATCGAGGAGCTGAAGCAGGAGCGGCAGCAGCTCATCCTCATGCTCAACCTGCACCGGCCCACCTGCATCGTCCGGACCGATAGCGTCAAGACCCCCGACGGCGAGGCCAACCCTCTGCTGGAGCAGCTGGCTGCCAAATGA